The proteins below are encoded in one region of Lactuca sativa cultivar Salinas chromosome 3, Lsat_Salinas_v11, whole genome shotgun sequence:
- the LOC111895130 gene encoding uncharacterized protein LOC111895130, translating into MEVVPLLMKAIGWQGGSILALQTLKRVVVARNRAWDALVAQGLSEGNIGGPNDGEGEVEFPEDVVVRSIGNHIHLILSTVYPSFENHLNDPSYFQDKAILVPTNEEFDATNDCILGFMKDEGKTYISSNFLFEIELPDFFEESIYSSVVLNGLKASRISNHKLTLKIGVPVMLLRNIEQTKRLCNGTRLHIVRIGRHIIEA; encoded by the exons ATGGAG GTGGTTCCATTGTTAATGAAAGCTATTGGATGGCAAGGAGGAAGTATACTAGCCCTTCAAACACTGAAACGTGTGGTCGTTGCTAGAAATAGGGCATGGGATGCACTTGTTGCACAAGGTCTTAG tgAAGGTAATATTGGTGGCCCTAATGATGGTGAAGGTGAAGTTGAATTTCCAGAAGACGTTGTTGTTCGCTCTATAGGCaaccatattcatttaattttatcCACCGTTTATCCATCATTTGAAAACCATCTTaatgatccatcatattttcaggATAAAGCTATTTTGGTACCTACAAATGAAGAATTTGATGCTACCAATGACTGCATTTTAGGATTCATGAAAGATGAAGGGAAAACATATATTAGTTCAAATTTTTTATTTGAGATAGAGTTACCAGATTTTTTTGAGGAATCAATCTACTCTTCAGTTGTGTTGAATGGTCTTAAGGCATCTAGAATTTCTAACCATAAACTTACACTAAAAATAGGTGTTCCAGTCATGCTACTTCGTAATATCGAGCAAACTAAAAGATTATGCAATGGTACTAGATTACATATTGTTAGGATTGGAAGACACATCATTGAAGCCTGA